ctatcaaaCCATGTATCAGACCCCTCATCTTTCTAATACCGTTTAATTAACCCCCTGAGGTAGTTTTGCCAGGTGGTGTGCTGAGTTGGACAAGCTTCTTGTGTTATAgcaggctgacatgtgggacatGCATGATTTTGTGACACTCAAATGACCTGAAACACTTATGCTTAAATTCTGAATGTTATGGCGTTATTTCCGCTAGCACCTGTTGCTTAAATTCTGAATGTTATGGCGCGCTAGCACCTGTTGCTTTGAATTGTACACTGAAATAGCTTTTCATGATGTAGCAGCCAATTATGTTTGTTTCGGTGGAAATGAATAGTTCAAATTATGATCTAATTTGTGTTTGCATTATGATTATGTGCATGCTGTCATATACTTTtagtgttgattttttttaagccgATTCAATGTCCAGAGTTTAATCCTCTCACTTACAAGCCGGTCTACATGTCAGCCTGCTCTAACACAGGAAGCTTGTCCAGTTTAACACGCCACCGTggcaaaaccaccctccaaaaccaccttagggggttaattaaacaatatttaaAAGATGAGGGGGTCTAATACATGgtttaatagttgagggggtTAAGTAGTTATCCGGTGATAAGTAATTTTAAGGATGCTAGTTAATTGCATATATGTCTTGTATTATAGAACATCTGAAAAAAATTGGGGGGAGTAAAAGTTTTTTCAGTCTCATGAGAATACATAGAAGTTCCAGGTTAATCTGAGAaacaattaaaaatttaaaaccaACATGTAGCCAGTAGCCACAAGAGAATTAGCACGCTTTCGGCGACAATGACCCCTTCACAGTTCACACTCCCAACATAGCTTCTCTCGGCGCTCGTCTATGCTGTATGCACCACCGAGAAGGAGAACAGCAAGCAAAGGCGCGACGACATGCCGTGCAGAAGAGCAAGCACACCGgccgctgcagctgcagctgatCCTGCTGTGGCTGCATGGCCTCTCACCCCACTGGTGCTGGCGCTCGCCGTCTTCTCGGCGATGCCTCACGTCACGCTCTCCCGGGGACGGGAGAATCAGTGGCCGCCTCTAGAGGGAAACTCGCAgctgacgacgacgaagaaCCTGTCGTGCGACGAAGTCCCTTATCCCTTCGGCTTAAAAGGCAAATCTGCCCCTGGCTTCAGGGTAACATGCCGGAAAAACGACAGTGCTGCCATGCTCCGCATTGGCCATCAAAAATTTCGAATCGATCAGGTGTCTTCGCAGGAAGGTTTCGTCGTCATATTTGCAGGCCCCATCTACCGGTTGTGCTACGATCGCAACGGCCGGCCGGTCGTGGGGAGCACCGGAATCGGGCCGACGAATTTGACGGACACGCCGTTCTTCTTCTCCAAGCGCAACACGCTCGTCGCCACCGGCTGTTACTCCAACTTTACTGCTACCTTCACCAGCTCGCTACACCATCATGGTTGGTCTACTAACGGAAGCTGCACAACCAACGGCAGAGTAAACTCTGACGGATTGTGCCCCGGGACGGCCTGCTGCGACGCCTACGGCATGCCGTTGGACGACGCGCAGGAGGTCACCTTCGAGTTCAACAAGACATCGGCGAGCGTGGCCGGCACCTGCAGCGCAGCCTTCATCCTCTACCAAAAAGAGCAGATCTTCAAAGTCAGCGGTAACAGCAAGCCAATGCATCTCCACCAAGAAGAGCACATCTTCAgagccggcggcggtgacagCAAGCCAGTGCATCTGGAAGACGTTCTGGTGCCTTTGGGTGAGCGAAGGATGGTCTTGGACTGGGTGATTGGGCGCGCCACCTGTGAGCAAGCCCGGAACAACAGCTTCAAGACACAGTACCGCTGCAACAACGAGAGCTCATGCATGGACAGGTTCATGGGAGAGGGCTACGTGTGCAGATGCAAAGCAGGGTACGACCAACACAACGGGAATCCATACGAGGCAGGCGGCTGCCAAGGTAAATAGTAGATACTTCTAAACACAGTGATCTAAAAAATATGCACTAGCTAGTGAAAACAGTTTGTTATAGTTTCTTTCTGTTTGTATCATGGCAGAATTCAATTACCATAGAACTTAGCTAACTGCTATGAATAGAACTGTATTTTTCTGCTTTCTCAATGTGGCTTCACACTATTTATGAAGATATCAACGAATGCCGGTCTCTCATTTACAACAACTGTAGCGTACTCTGTCATAACACTCCCGGAGGATATACTTGCTCTTGCCCCAATAATAAGACTGGTGATGGCTACAGGACAGGGACAGGGTGCATTGACTCCCATCGGCCACCTGGTAAATACATGCCATATATTTTTTCCGACTGCTTTTGTTTAAGATAAtgggatatttttttagattgcATATAATCCTACTTATTCTAGAATTTCTGTTCAAACAACCATATTAATCACCACGTGTTATTTCTAGACCAATTTTGAGATaagttggaaaactcaaaaaaaaaaaaagcttttaaACGGTTCTTCCTGGGTACTTTTATGTTTGATTGGATGAGAAAAGATGAAAGGTCTAAATTGATTCTACTACCAATAAATACCACAGTAAGAATTTTGTTCCTTTTAACGTGACTATGCATGAACTTAGGATTGCCTGGGTGATAGGAGCTTTGTTCCCTTTTTACTTAAAGAAATGTCAATATGAATTGATATATTTCTTCCGGTTGAAACGCTAAAATGATATTGTATGCATCTCCTATATATGGCTGGATTACGCTGTAATAtttcttctctaaaaaaattctGCAATAGTTACTCGTAATAATGCGTGAtgatctgaccaagatcatatATTCTCTCTCTCATGCAGGCGCCCCTACCCACAACCAACCGCAAGGTATCATAAAACAAAGTGCTTTGTTCACCACACAGAAGAGCATTTTAAGTGCAGTCTTTCTAATCAGGAAATTATTATTTGTTCAATGTACCGGGAGAACGTTCGAAATCTTGTTTACAACATCTAATAATGAACCAGTAGCGGCCTAATCATTTTTCATTTGGAAAACATCTCCTAATTGCATGCAATTTACTATTATTAGGCCTAGATGTGTGCAGAGAATTGAACCCTTGCACGTACTCAAAATCCTGCAAGGATGAGCAAGGAGTTACTTCGTGTGTTTGCCCGAAAGGCATGATCGGCGATGGCCAGAAGAATGGGAGTGGCTGCAAAAAGCAGTTTCCTTTATATACCGCTTTGGGTAAATATGCTCAACACCCGGCATTCCACATCAGATCATTcattttctctcttttatttttaattcctctGCTATTAATACAGTTGTCAAAAATATCTCCCGTGCAGAACTGCTAATCTACAGTATATAGCCGCTGATGATTACGTCATTACTAACATGAATGATTGAACATCATATAGATATGACCAGTGTATTGACTGCATTCATGATTAATGATTCAGTTGAGCTAGCAAAACTAGATTAGACATAGCTAATGACGATAAACATTAAAAATGTGTTAAGGTTGTAAAAAATACCTCAATATTGTTTCTGGACGAAAGAATTGAAGTCGGAGCTCATAAATAAACCGGAACCATGCACAAATCACAATTTACAATCTGCAGACAAATAGTCGTTCGGTCAAAGGCTCCTAATATTGATTGCAATTTTATACTTCTTTTTACTTCCACAAGATATCATTGAGAAATAAGACTAACACAAGTTGTGAATATTCTCATCCAGTGTCTGCAGGTGTAGCTCTTGCACTTACGGCCACGCTAGCTACAGTGTTGTTGTGCTACTACTtgacaatgaagaaaagaaaggtGGAAAGAAACAGAGCTGAGTTATTCAGGAAGAATGGAGGATTGCTACTGCAGCAAAGATTTTCGATGATGACATCTCAAGGTGAGGATTCATCAGCGAAGATATTTAGTGCGGAAGAACTCAAGGATGCCACTGACAACTATAGTGAGAGTCGGATCCTTGGTCGAGGCGGAAGTGGGATGGTTTACAAGGGTATCCTTCCAAATAATACCACGGTTGCCATAAAGAAGTCCATCTTGTTTGATGAAAGCCAGGTGGAGCAATTTGCCAATGAGATTACCATCTTATCGCAGATTGATCACCCAAATGTTGTCAAGCTTTTGGGTTGCTGTCTAGAGACAAACGTTCCGTTGTTGGTTTACGAGTTCATACCTAATGGAACACTCTTCCAGCACATCCACAACAGGAGTTCTTTAAGATGGGAAGATTGCTTAAGGATAGCTGAAGAAACAGCCGAAGCACTTGACTATCTGCACTCTACATCTTCTACACCAATCATTCACAGAGACATCAAATCAAGCAACATACTTTTGGATGAGAACTTGATGGCTAAAATATCAGACTTTGGTGCATCAAGATCAGTCCCATTTGATCAAACTCATGTAACAACTCTAATTCAAGGAACAATTGGGTATCTCGATCCTGAATATTTCCAAAGCAGCAAGCTCACAGAGAAGAGTGACGTTTACAGCTTTGGAGTAGTTCTTGCAGAGCTATTGACAAGGCAGAAACCTATTTCTGCAAGCAGGCCGGAGGAATCCTGTAACTTAGCCATGTATATTGTGAATTTATTTAATGAAAGGCGTCTACTACAGGAGATAGAGCCACACATTTTGGCAGAAGCAGGTGAAGAGCAGATACATGCTGTTGCCCAGCTCTCAGTCAGATGCTTAAATTTGAAGGGAGAAGAACGACCAGTTATGAGGGAAGTGGCTTCAGTTCTACATGGGCTAAGAGAGTCGTTTGACGAGGAGCAAATCATCAGAAGAAGCAATGAATCAATACAGATAACTAATGGACAAGACAGTGTACATAGTGAGGCAAGACCAATTCCCAGCTTGCAGTCTTCAGGGGAAATTACCACTGAGTACAGCTTGCCAGCTGAAATACTGCCTTCTTCTTACTTGGCAAGATGATGCTCTTATTACGATACTGTAAAGGAATTTTGTAAATGTTCACTTCCGTAATTTTTTTAGGCAAAAGATATTAGTGCGCACGTCTGTGTTAGGGGATCGGCAAACTGCAGCCCTAGACCTATCAAGGGTGTTTGTCCCTAAAAAAATTGGTTGAGGCCAAGCCTTCCAACTTCCAATCCTCAACCTCTGACCTAACCATCATGTACTATAAATAGTTGAGTATGAACCAACTTCTTGTCGAGCAGTAAACCTACATGGTTGATGGTTAGGATTAGGAGAGTATACCTCATGCTTTGACTTACCCCAATGAGCGTGGCGCGGTTGGACTGCTTGGCCGCTCCGTTGCTGGTGATTAGTGGCAATCCCCTCGGGCTTGTAGAGGTCGAATCCATCTTCGCTCGCGTTCTAATTGCGTTTTGttgctacggcggcggcggcggcggcgatgcgagGCCGGAACTCACGAGGAGGACAAAAGGTCGGACAGGTGGGCCCTTGTGAGAATATGGGTTGCTGCGACGCGACCTATCGAGGAAGGTGTGGTTCGTTATAGACTTAAAGTTGGGCCAGAAGCCCATAAGGTGATTGCTGCGAACTGCAGGCCGTGATGGTTCGGCCTTACTACTCGGTGCTTCTGGGCGATCCCTCGGCCTTGGGCTGGTAGCAACTTCACACAGAGTCGGCAAAGTTTCCTTCTTGTATACGTGGCCTTAGATTCTCGAGCTCATATGGCCATCATCAATTCAGGTACGGCACATGCAACGCAACACAGAGAGCATAGCAAGGTTAATAATATAGTCGAATTGTTAACTATAAGATTCTTTATAGCTTTCTCTCAgcctacccatataatagttagctctttataGCCGATTTatctctctcacagagtttcttggttcttgtgttcAAACCGGCGGTAAGTTTatagcccgcttctcctctctctcctctcctccatctcagtatttagccgg
This window of the Oryza sativa Japonica Group chromosome 4, ASM3414082v1 genome carries:
- the LOC4336860 gene encoding wall-associated receptor kinase 17; this translates as MPCRRASTPAAAAAADPAVAAWPLTPLVLALAVFSAMPHVTLSRGRENQWPPLEGNSQLTTTKNLSCDEVPYPFGLKGKSAPGFRVTCRKNDSAAMLRIGHQKFRIDQVSSQEGFVVIFAGPIYRLCYDRNGRPVVGSTGIGPTNLTDTPFFFSKRNTLVATGCYSNFTATFTSSLHHHGWSTNGSCTTNGRVNSDGLCPGTACCDAYGMPLDDAQEVTFEFNKTSASVAGTCSAAFILYQKEQIFKVSGNSKPMHLHQEEHIFRAGGGDSKPVHLEDVLVPLGERRMVLDWVIGRATCEQARNNSFKTQYRCNNESSCMDRFMGEGYVCRCKAGYDQHNGNPYEAGGCQDINECRSLIYNNCSVLCHNTPGGYTCSCPNNKTGDGYRTGTGCIDSHRPPGAPTHNQPQGLDVCRELNPCTYSKSCKDEQGVTSCVCPKGMIGDGQKNGSGCKKQFPLYTALVSAGVALALTATLATVLLCYYLTMKKRKVERNRAELFRKNGGLLLQQRFSMMTSQGEDSSAKIFSAEELKDATDNYSESRILGRGGSGMVYKGILPNNTTVAIKKSILFDESQVEQFANEITILSQIDHPNVVKLLGCCLETNVPLLVYEFIPNGTLFQHIHNRSSLRWEDCLRIAEETAEALDYLHSTSSTPIIHRDIKSSNILLDENLMAKISDFGASRSVPFDQTHVTTLIQGTIGYLDPEYFQSSKLTEKSDVYSFGVVLAELLTRQKPISASRPEESCNLAMYIVNLFNERRLLQEIEPHILAEAGEEQIHAVAQLSVRCLNLKGEERPVMREVASVLHGLRESFDEEQIIRRSNESIQITNGQDSVHSEARPIPSLQSSGEITTEYSLPAEILPSSYLAR